The region GCATCCCGCCCGCATCATGCGCCGCCCGCACCCGTACCGAGCCCTTGTTGGTGAACTTCACCGCGTTCTGCAGCAGGTTGAGCAGCACCTGGCGCAAGCGCACCGCGTCGCCGCGCACCCACGGGAGCTCCTTGCCCCGGGTCTCGTCGCGCAGCTCCAGTTTCTTCTCGCTGGCCTGGACCGTGACCAGCGGCAGCGTCGAATCCAGCAACTGGCGCGGGTCCAGCTCCTCGATCTGCAGCGGCATGCGCCCGGCCTCGATGCGCCCGATGTCCAAAATGTCGTTCACCAAGCCCAGCAGGTGCTGGGCGCTGGAGTACACGTCGCGCAGCAGGTCGCGCTGCTCCTTGGGTTCGGTGGCGAAGCCGTCCAGGATGAGCTTGGTGAAGCCCAGGATGGAGTTTAGCGGCGTGCGCAGCTCGTGCGAGGTGTGTGCCAGGAACTCGTCCTTGGTGTGGCTCATCTCCGCCAGGTCGCGGTTCGCCCGCTCCAGCTGCTCGTTCAGGAGCCGCAGGTTCTCCGTCGTCGCCTCCATATAGCTCTGGCACATGAGATTGAGGTCGAGGTCGAGGACCTTGTTGAGGGAGCGGCTGTAGCGGATGCGGACGTCGCCGGCGGCGTACTCCAGCAGCAGGCACTCGGTGAGGAAGGAGCGCACGATGCCCATGGCGCTGATCACGTACTTCTGCTCCAGGCCGAGGCGCA is a window of Terriglobales bacterium DNA encoding:
- a CDS encoding protoglobin domain-containing protein; amino-acid sequence: MKRYIAFSDEDAKLLRELGPRMEKYLPEMAERFYSQIPQHPDAARVFTEGDIQVNRLKGTLQHWARGLFCGVYDKAYEELRYRIGQVHVRLGLEQKYVISAMGIVRSFLTECLLLEYAAGDVRIRYSRSLNKVLDLDLNLMCQSYMEATTENLRLLNEQLERANRDLAEMSHTKDEFLAHTSHELRTPLNSILGFTKLILDGFATEPKEQRDLLRDVYSSAQHLLGLVNDILDIGRIEAGRMPLQIEELDPRQLLDSTLPLVTVQASEKKLELRDETRGKELPWVRGDAVRLRQVLLNLLQNAVKFTNKGSVRVRAAHDAGGMLRIEVQDTGIGIPRDKQEVVFQKFVQADPAHSRRLGGTGLGLAISRRLVEMMGGRIGLESEGEGRGTKVWFTLPVARAAVPAETAGKR